From Scatophagus argus isolate fScaArg1 chromosome 2, fScaArg1.pri, whole genome shotgun sequence:
CAACGCACCATATGCTGCTACTGCGAGGGACTTTCCAGTGTGAttcactgtctcacacacacacaggtagagACCACCTGGACGTCATGTCACACACTCCCATATCATATTTACACAAAATCAGGCATGTTGCTCACACacattgaacacacacacacacacacactcaggttaGGTGTTACGCTGTTTGTAGCACGTGGATGAGGTTCGGCCGGTCCAGCTGACCACGAGGCGGCCATAAACAGGTCCATAATTTTGCCCACATTTTAAGCCATCAGTTCAGTTGAATCCAAAAACCAAATTCTTCTAAACACaatttgtgcatgtatgtccAAGGGCCTAAAACGTGTTCGCTGCAGCACCAATCACAGGCTAAATTAATAAACTCTGAATAAAGTATTTGGTTGGTTAAGAAGAACCCCAAATTGCACCAAGGTACGTACCTGTACGAGTTTTAAcagtcaaatatttatttttaagttttcagCAGTACAGGACTGGATGTAATGGTCAACTCAAATTAAGTGTCGTctttaagaaaaatattcagctttCATACTTGGTTTTATGAGGTTCTCTTCATCTTGATAAATGtcaaagcagcagcattttaactgtttttgtctgttcagttGACCAGCATGTTGTTTAAAGTTTTAGGTGTGTTTATATGTGACGGATAGACAAAGGCAATGTGCATCTTGTCAAACActacaaagaaaaggaaactgGTTTTGGATTGTAGTTTAGATCTGAATGTCATGTGAAACAGCTTTATCAAATAAAGGAGAGGCCTTCAGTCACAGAAACAACATTTATATGctcacaaactcacacataTTCCACAAGATGCGTTTATAGCTGCCTTGTTGGGTAAAATTAAACACTTGCAAGTTCAAAGTAAGATAAAAAATATGTAagtttaatatttcttttatgAAGTTTCTTCTATGTTTAAAGCttataatgtttttattacattgtggctgtttgtttaaatatatGTGCTCTCAGATGATTTTTGACGAACATTGCagtttcttcattcattcatttgctttttttgtttaactttattAAAGTGTTGCAAACTAAAATGCACATAATGAAATCAAGAGGTTTCTCCCTGAGATGAGACTCGTTAAATTATCCCAGTTAGCATCTCCAGCAAGGAAAACAACGCCATTAAGCCgtacaaaaataataaagggTAAAAGAAACGTATGGTTTGACTGATCAGGATTGTTTCtttgctgaaactgaaaaaaatctggAACATTTTTGGCAAATTGAACCTTGTAGTGCTGCAGAAACACGTCTCTTTTCAGTACTCTGTTAGAAAATGTGGACGTTCCTTGGCCGTGCGATACGTTATGTTGATGCTGGTCTTGTACTGAATTCTGCCGCCCAGTCAGATGGTGCTTCCTGTAGCGCTGATGTCAATAGCTGAGGTTTGGGCTCGAGGTTGGTCAGCTGCAGAGGTGACCAGTTGGGGTCAAGGCTGAGGTCAAGCTGAGAAACTTTTAAATATGTGGCACAAAGTCAGCAGCACAAATCCCCTGCTGTGTTATTAATGTAGCTCATTTTTCAGGTTTCCAGTAGAGCTGCTTGTGTCTGAACGGGAAATAACCAACGCGAGAGTTGGCTGCTCGAGTCGTCGGCGGTTCTGAAACATTTTGGACTCTTTCACGGTGTGAGGAGGCGGAGTCTCATCCCTCCgataacacacacaggctaGATTAGAGGATTAGCATCCGCAGGGCTAATGCTAGCACTATGCAGCTACACCACTGCTACAGATGGCAttgtcgcacacacacacacacgcatgtgcTAGTGTGTACtggcatgcacacatacactcacacactgaaagTGGGTCATAGTCCTCTTGGTTTTTGTCTGTTCGCCTTAATTACTGAGACTGGTAGaaaatgtcaggaaaacaaATCTTACTCAGGAGAAACCCAAACCAAAAAACCTCTCCTCCTCCGAAAGGTCAGCTTTATCATGCAGTGATGCTTTAAACTtggccaaacaaacaaacaaacaccagagGAAGAACATGTCGCACGTTAACATCAGTTAATTAAGTactttttaagcaaaaatgacCCAGTTTCCTGCCACTCATATATTCAATGATGGTTTTTACTCTTTAATATTTTAGAGACCATTCACTCAATTACTCAAGGAAATGATGTGCAGATTaattgagaaagaaaacatttgttccAGGCTCTTATTCCTCTTTATCTGATGTCTTATGGCTGGGGTCTTATGAGGTGTCGAGTGCACTTTGGGAAAAGAGACATTCCACGTAATCCTCTTAGTTGTCTTGCTTCGGCTCGCTGTTGAACTTTCTTTAGATCCTGGTGCCATAAAAATACATACCGTCCTCACAGCCTTGTGTAACACTGAGAAGAAAATACTGCAGTCGTATTTTAAGAAACACAACGTAAGGGCTGCATAACTGTGCTTTGGCAAACCTGACGTGACTTTTGTTGTAACACCAAATCACCTCCCGTTAATGTTGTGTCTGGCCCCAGGGTCTTTTAAATTTTGGAGCCACGATCTCAGTTTGTCACCTCCAGTGTTAAACAGTTTCCATCAGTTGTAAGCAGGGATCTTGGGCCTCATTACAGATAATTTACTGCTTGCCCTGTTTTGAGTTAAGTTTCAAAGATCTCAGGCAAAATCTCATCGTTTTATATTACAGAAGCAGTTCCTAAACTCACAGCTgcatcctgtcctctctctgctaTAGCATcttccacccatccatccatccattttctataccgcttatccgtcagggtcgcggggtaTAGCATCTTATGTTAAGAAATCCTAACTAGAAGATTTGACTCAATTCTTCAAGCCTGTATATGCGTTTCAAACGTACCTGAAACTGCCCGTTCTGTCTCACCTGGACAAGAAAAGCCTGGCGTTAAATTTTAGCTTTGAAGAGCCGCGGGTGTGAAGGAGAGGAAACCTCACCTCTGCGAGGTTGTGTGAGGCGTGAGGCTGCTATGTTAGACAGACCTGCAACCTCCAAAGTCCcctgcaacaaaaaaaaagaaaagaaaatgcatttgtggTCTGTGCAACCACTAGCAGAGCCTGATTCCTCCTTGCAGACGTCTCCAGATATGAATGCAGGACATTCAGAATCATCATGTCAACCAGTTGATATAAACCCATTAACACATGGTTCAGGAAGTAGCCTTCCAGGTGATGTTGTTCCCCATCTCCATTGTCTTTGCTATACAGATAAAACACCACCAGTACTGACCATGTTTGGCAGTTCCAAATTAGGACCGGGTCTGTGCTGTTCTGACTTAGGATTCCTAAAGTTAGTTCGGACAGTTCTGTAGTAGCTAGAGAAGATCGGCTTTTTCCTAAATGCACTTGTGAGACGTGCTCTTGTAATGCTAAAAATCCTTTGTGATACTGAAAGGGTTTCGGACTTGGTAAGTTTCTGTAATGAGGCCCCAGGACACCTCGCAAGGAGTCACATGATTCATCTGAGGAAACAGATATCGATGTTATTGTTGTTCGCTCTTTTGTCATGACCTTACAGACAGattttgtgtctgtcttcaggTCTCAAAAAATTCCTCAAATaaaaactgcttgtaaaaagcTTAATTTTAAGTGGTGACGAACTCCACAAGATGCGGGCCCCACTGAGGACCACTGCTTGAAAATCCAATCTTTTTCCAGCGCTTTTCTCTGCCGATAACTGGTCATGGTCTTCCCCTGactgtcttctgttttgttttatttttcttcatcattcaCTTTACTTCAGTGGGGcgactgtgatttaacttccTCCAAAGGCAGTTCAGAGTGTTAGGTTCACACTCTTCACGCTGGCGTAGGCTGAACAACATGGTGTGTGAACATTTATCATCTTTCTTCAACTGTCTTGAATTGTTTCAAGTGCACGAATTCAAACTATAGTTGCTGTTTAAGCTTTTCCACGTTTGCACCACGAAGGCCAATGAAGCTGGCTAATCCACGTGTCAAGCGGTGGATGCGGTGAAGCACATCTTTGTCATttagtgttttgtgtgcatgagGCTGAGACTGATACTTTGCCTTAAATTAGacataaagcaaaaaacaaacatacaggTGTTTGTCAGGTTGTGTAAGGCCTTGTCCACACCTTCCAGTAATCTGTCAGAGCAGGTCAGGGTAGAGGATTGTGTGAGCCTATATTTACACATTACGCTAAGAGGTTTGCAGGTTCTGACTTATGTATCACAACGGCTAACTGCAGCAGCCTTGTGTGATagtttacttgtttttttattcttctggAGGTGTGGGTGGACCTGTGGGTTTAACTGAAATGGAAAAGCTGATAGGTCTAGTTCCTGGTTCTTTAAAAGCCCTTGATTATAGAAGCCaggacacataaacacaacgttcactaggaaaaaaaaatatttatcaaatGAAGCTCTTCACAGGAGATGCTGAAAAAAAACGTCACATTTTCCGTGCaggaaacatatttatttttgcatgttacTGCTGACAGGTTACTTAAAGTTGAATGGTGGTCTCTTCATCCTTTCCGGTCTAATTATGAAGGTTGTTTATCCCCACCGACCCACCCACCTCGTCCCTTTCGTTTGCAGTAGCTATACCTCTTATACTGGGTCACTGAACTAATCTGTCTAAGCTTAACTGCCCTCAGTGGCTAATGCTAGCTAAGTAGCTGAGCAACAGCAGGTGGCATCGACACGACTCAGATGTGCTCATATGCTGGATGTGCAGAGTTAACGGGGGTGGTTGTCTTCACCCTACGTGACAGTCTGAGGTCGTCTCCTGCAGGCCGAACAGTTTTGTAAAACAGTTTGCCGCAGCAGGACAGGATCACGGTTCACAGAGGATTACCAGTGTGGTCCAGAGTCTCAGTTCACAGACcacaaatttaaaattcaaacagGTGAATGACAGCACATTCAATCATTCAGCGAAAGAAATCTCACTGAACACTCAAAAGACATTGTTTGGTAAATTTTTGAGCCTTTTGTGGCCGTTTTTGcgtgtgtttttcagttgagAGCCTTGAAAGGATTCGCTGATGAACGAAAAAAGTGTCAGAGAACAGTCAGAAAACACAAGGTTACAAACAACACGTTGTCCTGTCTCACCTGGGGGTCAGCAGGTGTGCAGCAGAAGGCAGAACAGACGCAGAATggttcagagtgtgtgtgtgtgtgtgtgtcagctgtgtcaGCATCTACATGCTAAACTGAACTCCATCTGCCTGTCGTCTGCACTGGGACCTTCTGCAccagaagagaaaagcagcGCAGCTTGTTTGTGCATCTTAATGTTCCTTTTGGTTCCGTGTGGGAGATCTTTGGGAAGATCTGTTTGTGTGGCTTCAAGAAAGTCTATTATATGTATATGTCCTCGTGAATATATTTGTGTCGGTGGTGGATGAGttattcagatgttttattagGTCATTTTTGACCAGGTGGAGGTGTGTGGCCTCggctgtatctgtgtgtgtttgggttgtttctggagaaagatagctGATTATCTCAGTTCCAGGTTGTTAAATACTGATGTTTTGGGTTAGGGGGGGATTTGCAGAATTGCTCAATGGTGAATTTACAAACAGCAATCGACAATTGCTGCGTAATAAGCcttttaagtaaatgtacttgatCGTTGgaatcaaaatatacttaatgCTCTTTGTGCAGAATGGACCATATCTGAATAATGAATTTTATGGGATTGAACTTATCGACTCATGCAATATCAGTATCACTTTCTTGTATTAAAATCTGTAACCagtaacttttgctgtgaaataAATTTATTGGAATAAAGTgcacaatatttccctctgaaatgtagaaAGTAGTATGAAATGGAAATTCTTGAGTTAAGTGCAGGTACCATAAAATTGTAAGTACATGTACTGAGATACATTCCACTGGTATTTgtacacacatttgtttctttcagctgtAGATTTACACCCAAACAGAGGTAATGTTGTTtcactgtacagtacatgttGACAAATAAACATGTGTGTAGCATGTACAagcttgtgtgcatgcatgcaagtgtgtgtacatgtgtatgcaagtgcgtgtgtgtgttcagtgtttaccTGCTGAGTAACAGTGTGGGTGAGTCACCGGGCAGGTAGGCTTAGTGTTGGCTGAcctacataaacacacagacatctgGACTGAAGTGTGGTCCTCATTGGCAGCTtcaggaggaaacacacacacacacacacacacacacacacgtacagctgtcagaattaaaacaaaagaaaaaagaatcacGTAATCGGTGTTGTCCGCTCATGAACAGATCAATGGCTTCTTCACCTCAGTGTAGCTTCCTGCCTGTAAAGCGCTGATTCTCCCAGACCGAGTGACTTGTGTGCTGATGCGCTtgtctgtctcttctgttttgttttgttttgtttttttcagatctGATTGTTAAAGTGATTCAACAAAACATGGGGGGAATCAAAATAGAAGAATGGAGAAAGGTACGTTTGGTTTGACTGAGATGAACGGTACAACGTATGGCGCTTGACCCGGCAGTGATGAATGCACCTGTTGATTTAACACCTGCAAAAGATTATGTTATTAGAGATTCCAAAGAGCACAGCTTGTAAGTGCgggaattttatttttgctacaCTTTATGTCCTCTGAATGTGTGTCAGTTGAAAGAAGAGTGTAATAGTATCACGCATAACAGTCAGAATTAACTGATATCATGACCTAGTTAGTGTGATACTAGCAAAACATCTGCGACATTGCTGGATTCGGTTGAACTTATTAGTACTTTTACCTTTCTCATCTTTGGTTTCATCTTTGGCTCTCGTTGTCGCCTTCACTTCCCTCTTTAGAAATTGGAATTTTGCAGCCTCCTAATCTCTCAGCCGTCACACTGaccttgttttgtctgtctttgttttcttcttgatgtgtgtgtgtgtgtgtgtgtgtgtgtgtgttttcctccccGTGCTGGTATGCACATGCTATGGGATTGCAGCCAGAAAATGTGGTCCTCTTACTACAGGTAAACTCCTCATAACAATCTGCCAGTTCTCACATAATACACACTATGGTGTCTCAAAAATGACAACGAGGTGTGGGGGTGATGATTGTGCGAATCCTGTCCTCCTGCAGTGGATCTACTACGAGGCGGGATTCCTCATATGTGGGACCCTCGGCATCTTGTTCGTGGTCCTCACGCCCATCGTGGGcttgtgcttctgtgtgtgtcggTGCTGTGAGAACTGCGGAGGGGAGATGCaccagagacagaggaagaacgCCGACTGTCAGAGAGGTTTCTACACTGCCTCGCTCATCGCAACGTCCATCTTCATCATGTGAGTCGACACCAGCTTCTTTTCGCTCACTAAAtcatcttgttttctctccatgAGAGAACTTCGGGTATCGTTGATGCGATTCTGTTGTCGCTGTGTGCATCCTGGCTCACAGCGCACTTTAGGGAAGGCAcatctgtgctgtttgttcagTATCTTGAAATGCCGCACCTGTCGGGTGGATGGATCATCCCGACAAGGAAGAgctgctcatgtgtgtgtgtgtttataggtgaatttccccactgcgggatcaataaagttcatctttaTATGTGGGTTCTTTCGGCATTACGCTCCATTGGGGTCTTCCATGGGTTTTCCCCTGTGCTTTCAGATATCTGCCTTATTTTACTGTTTCCTGGTGATCTCTCTCAGCTGTAGAAATCGTGTTAAATTTCTGAAAAACCAAACACTCGTCAAACGCTTCATCATAACAGGCTTTGAGTaacaaaattttcaaaaaatggAGGTCCCAAAGTGCAGACACTGAGACAAGGGACACTGTGGACAAAAGAGTCCTTAATAAACTTGCTCCCAAAGAATCCAAGAAGGTCAGGGCAACGCAACAGCTGAAAGTCCAAGGAAGtccaaataaaagaagaatCCAGGAGGTACAGcaaacacagggaacacagaAAACTCAGGGAACTCAGCAGATGAATGGaacaaggaaacacacacacacacacaggtgaaactaattagaggatgaatgaatgagatgaatagctaaacaggacacaagagaagaaaagcaaaaacaaactaactaaACAGAAACTTCAAACCATGACAAAAGTGAGATTTAAGatgaaacactgcagacaaatGCACTCTTAAAAGCCCCCCCAGGTGACTTCGCAGGCTGATCACATCATAGCTGAAATACAGCTAAATGTAGctgtgctgccctctgctggtgaaTACTGGGCATACAGTATTTATTAACTGATACtcttaactgtgtgtgtgtgtttcagtctgggaGTACTTATTTCCTATGCTGCGAATCATAATGTCAGCACTCAGATTAAGAGCACTCGGCGGTTCATCAACACCAATATGAGAGACCTGAGGACATTTGCCAACAACACACCTTCGGTAAGAAGccctcatacacactcacattcccATGTAAAAGAGACTTTAGGATTTTTTGCTCTaatgtgcagttttgtttcCCGTTGCAGCAAATCGAATACCTGACAGCCCAGTACacaacagcaaagaacaaaGTCCTGTCAGAGCTCGACAGTAAGTTGAACTTAGATCTTTTCCATACAGCATTTGTCTCGCGTCTGTCGTTTTGTTTGCCTGTGGCTTCCTGTGTTTACCGATGTATGCCTGTAGTGCTGTCACAAAACCATCTGATCCCTTCCCCGACCTTTCCTGACAGACATCGGGCCTTTGCTGGGTGGGAGGATCCACAGTCAGCTGGAGAAAGAGGTGGTTCCCTCGCTGGACACTGCACTGCGGATGGCAGGAGGTacacaacatttcattttgctaGTTTTTAATGTGACCGTCTGTTCAGTTCGAACAGCTGAGATGTACCACATCTGATCGGTGATATTTATGTATGAGGATTTTTTCAAGGATAGTCCTCTTCAGCCACGACGTCATTTTTCTCACGATGTAAAATGCTTTTCCTGTTGTGTGTCCGTAAAACTTCAACCAAAACTCCTCTGTCTCGTTTATGTTGAATGTTAAACTGAAATGGTAAAGCTCTCACTTATGGTGTGATgctttgtgatttctttttgaGCATGTCATTGTGTGTCGCATCATCgctgtttttgtttaactttaactgctttttcctctctgattcCCTCACATTTCCTTTTATCTAAAGCAAAAGTTGAGAGTGCTATCAAAGGTAACTGATCTGggttcagtgtttcagtgccCGTGACTTGGTGTCAGTGGGTCCTTGGTGTTACAGATACTGTAGATCCTGATCCTGAACCGCTGTTGTTCCCCGTAAAAAGTCTTGTTGATCTGTGTTCTGTTGTGGTGAATTGTGAAGGTAAATTAATATAAATCCCACGAGGCTCACAGTCAATACGAAGCAGACTCAGTTTCatccttcctctgcctcctaTAGCCATGCGGGAGACCAAAGAGGCTCTAGAGAACATCAGCTCCTCCCTGGAGGTCCTTCAGGAGGGGACAGGGAAACTTAAGGCCAGTCTGTCGGAGGAGAGAGCCTCTCTGTCCAACACCCTGTCAGACCCTGCTTGCACCAACGGAGCCGTGTCTCACACCTGCAACACCATCCGCTCCACGCTGTCCCAGCTGGGAGTCAACGCCGACTTCTCCAGGGTACCGAAGGAACCGAAGACCGTGTGACTCATGAATTCAGAACCGGGAAATGAGTGGAGACAAGCATTTTAATATGAcacctcttctctctttctttttttttctctgtcagctcCCAGATGTCAGCCATGCCTTAGAAAATATCAATACTGTCCTGAGAACAGACCTCAGCAACATAGTCCAAAAGGTTAGTCTCTGTCTTCagctcatcctcatcctccttcattcatgttgtctctttgttttctcactcttCATATTCTTTTACAACACACGCTGGTTCAAAACATTGACACCGTAGTcgtcttttctcctcttcttacTTTCCACCTCCAGGGTTACTCATCCTTTAATGACACACCACGACTGGTTAaagaacaaactaaaaacaTCGTCTCAGGTACGCaagcgtgtgtgtctgtgtgtgtgtgtgtgtgtgtgctgtgtgttttatgtatctgttttcccctcctctttaCAAAGTCTGACTGTCGtctttcactttattttctcAACTTCATCTGCTTGCTTGTGACTGATGAAACCACAGCTCTACCTCGTAAgtcctgctctgcctctcttcAGTTCTGTGAGACgcctcttttgtctctttcccCGCTGATATGGAAAAAAACGTGCACtagttcatgtttttttgtctttttatttgtagGAGTAAAAGGCATGCTGGATAAGATTGGCACAGAGATCACAGGCTTCTCCAAGATGTTCCCAGTTGAAGGTTCTCTGGCCAATTTCACCATTTTCCTCAATCAAGGACAGGAAAAGATTGAGTCCTTTTACCCACAGATTGACCAAATGGATTTCTACAGGTTTGTCCCAGTgcgtttgtttgtctgtctacATGTGTTGATTGTGGGAACAGAAATCTGTCACACTGTATGGACATGCTTCTTGCCTTGGGGTCAAGAATCTGCCGCCATTAACCAAGCTTATAGTTAGGAAGTTAGGATAAAACCTCCTCACAAATGACAGCACTGTGAcacagtgtctgtgtctgtgtgtgtgtgtgtgtgtatccctgCAGATGGATCGGCTGCGTGGCAGTGCTGTGCATGGTGGTCCTGGTCTTGGCCTTCAACGTCCTCGGCCTGCTGTGTGGCACCTGCGGCTACGACAAGCAAGCCACGCCAACAACCCGAGGCTGCCTGTCGAACACCGGCGGCAACCTGCTAATGGCGTACGTTACCGTGACAACAGTCCAACATCATATAGAGAACAGAGAGTGATTTCATGCATGGCTTAGGCCTTTCTGAAAGGTTTATTACCGTAGCATGTATAAATGATAAGTgaacaaaaggaagaaattaGTTTCAGTGTGATTGTGTTTCCCACACTCTGTCTCTTGTTCTTTCAGTGGCGTGGGCTTCTCTTTCATCTTCGCCTGGGTGCTGATGGGCATCGTGACCACCTTCTTTGTCGTCGGCGGCAACGTGGAGAAGCTGATGTGTGAACCGCTGGCTAACCGACAGCTTTTCAAGGTACCGAATGAAAAACGCTCATCCTTCCTGAACCGTCTTGTTTTCagcctctgcctctctctgcgTTTATCCTGGCCAGAGTTTTTATCTGAGAGTCATCATGTTGCATAATGGACGACACTGTGGCTCCAtgctgatgaatgtgtgtgtgtgtgtgtctgtgtagatCATTGACACACCCTTCCTGGTTCACCCCGCCAAGAAGAACTTCCTCCCTGGGATGCTGTTTCAGAATCCGAACATCGACTTGACTTTGGGAAGCATGTACAGgtaacttatttattttaactgatttttttgaactgcactttatttactcgcacatctgaaacatgtttgttttttgatctAAGAGGACTTTGTATCCTGCAGTTTACAGAACGTGCTGCCCAGTGATAGTAAAGTGaagcaaaaaatgaataaaagaatgCTAATGAGTTCAGTTACAGATATGTGGGTAAACTAGAGTTTCGGTGTGTGaccactgtgtgtttgtgtcgtaGGGAGTGTTACGAGAACAACGGTTTGTATCACGCTCTGCAGCTGGAGACCATGTTCAACATCAACTCATTCCTCAACAGAACTGtggtaagtttttttttgtgtaggAGGAGCTGATTTAAAGTAAAGTACTCATGCTTTGATGGAAAAATGATACCGTGCTAACCTGTGagttttcattgtgtgtttCACAATAGTACAACAAGGATTTGGCAAAGGTGTTTGATAGCGTGCAAGTGGACCTGCAGCACATCACGCTGCTGGAGCAGGCGGGCAGAGACAACCTCATCAACTTTGCCAACTCGGGAGTGGGACAGATCGACTATGAAGCCTACCTGGTTGAggtaatttgtgtgtgtgcatcactTGTATCATATTGTCCCTTATGGGGACCAAAGCAGGTCTCCATAAGGTAAACAATAAATGAATCCAAGGTCATACCGTGTCCACACAGGTGACAAAAAGTCACAGTGTTCTGCCCTTTGGGTGTGattgctgctgctttctgtcaACTGCTGTTATATGagataaagtgaaaaataatacactatatagacaataGTATTGGGACACGTGACcataacaccaacagggactttaagatttcccttcactggaagtaaggggtcgagcccaacccctgaaaaacagactcacagagagatgtgtctggatacttttgtctatagacTGTATTTCAGAAAAACACTAAAGCTGCTCTCTGTTCGCCTactaatcatttatttatttgttgttgttgttgttgtttactttaAAACATTGGTCGTGTTTTCTGCGCTAGTTATTGCAATATTCATCATAAAAAGAGGATTATGTTGTTTTAAGTCTGATTGAAATTCAAATTAGGCATCGAAAACTTAAGCTCCTAAATTCAGACATAAGCCTCACTGAAACCTTGCAGAAATGAAACTGAGAAGTAGAAGAGCTGAGCAAACTGAAGGAATCCAAAACTGTATCGtccctgctttgtgtttgaacgtcttctgttctgttgttttcaggtaAACAAGGGGGTCGCCCTCGTGGACCTCCTGTCCTTCTCTACTGACCTGGAGGCTCAGGCCGATCAGCTGGTGAGTCTCGTCATTACTGTAC
This genomic window contains:
- the prom1b gene encoding prominin 1 b isoform X3 — encoded protein: MLWRRWLVLLLCWGGTSGEQQADERDGAPAEFRADSRRQRSPPPVEPLDFGFVPAAVYDTHAYYEPGAIGILFHMVHAFLYVVQPHPFPKDLIVKVIQQNMGGIKIEEWRKPENVVLLLQWIYYEAGFLICGTLGILFVVLTPIVGLCFCVCRCCENCGGEMHQRQRKNADCQRGFYTASLIATSIFIILGVLISYAANHNVSTQIKSTRRFINTNMRDLRTFANNTPSQIEYLTAQYTTAKNKVLSELDNIGPLLGGRIHSQLEKEVVPSLDTALRMAGAMRETKEALENISSSLEVLQEGTGKLKASLSEERASLSNTLSDPACTNGAVSHTCNTIRSTLSQLGVNADFSRLPDVSHALENINTVLRTDLSNIVQKGYSSFNDTPRLVKEQTKNIVSGVKGMLDKIGTEITGFSKMFPVEGSLANFTIFLNQGQEKIESFYPQIDQMDFYRWIGCVAVLCMVVLVLAFNVLGLLCGTCGYDKQATPTTRGCLSNTGGNLLMAGVGFSFIFAWVLMGIVTTFFVVGGNVEKLMCEPLANRQLFKIIDTPFLVHPAKKNFLPGMLFQNPNIDLTLGSMYRECYENNGLYHALQLETMFNINSFLNRTVYNKDLAKVFDSVQVDLQHITLLEQAGRDNLINFANSGVGQIDYEAYLVEVNKGVALVDLLSFSTDLEAQADQLPRGALENALKGHASSIRQIHREQVVPMEQAMSTLSQSVKQLQRTSSDLPVKVTNILSAIDAAEYLITHNASHVVKQETKTYIQSLVGYFRQYTDWVKNSLTVEVAQCKPISNIVDSMEIVACSFIIDSVNTFWFGLGGCCILLIPSMIFSVKLAKYYRRMDTEDVFEDGQESWN
- the prom1b gene encoding prominin 1 b isoform X2; its protein translation is MLWRRWLVLLLCWGGTSGEQQADERDGAPAEFRADSRRQRSPPPVEPLDFGFVPAAVYDTHAYYEPGAIGILFHMVHAFLYVVQPHPFPKDLIVKVIQQNMGGIKIEEWRKPENVVLLLQWIYYEAGFLICGTLGILFVVLTPIVGLCFCVCRCCENCGGEMHQRQRKNADCQRGFYTASLIATSIFIILGVLISYAANHNVSTQIKSTRRFINTNMRDLRTFANNTPSQIEYLTAQYTTAKNKVLSELDNIGPLLGGRIHSQLEKEVVPSLDTALRMAGAMRETKEALENISSSLEVLQEGTGKLKASLSEERASLSNTLSDPACTNGAVSHTCNTIRSTLSQLGVNADFSRLPDVSHALENINTVLRTDLSNIVQKGYSSFNDTPRLVKEQTKNIVSGVKGMLDKIGTEITGFSKMFPVEGSLANFTIFLNQGQEKIESFYPQIDQMDFYRWIGCVAVLCMVVLVLAFNVLGLLCGTCGYDKQATPTTRGCLSNTGGNLLMAGVGFSFIFAWVLMGIVTTFFVVGGNVEKLMCEPLANRQLFKIIDTPFLVHPAKKNFLPGMLFQNPNIDLTLGSMYRECYENNGLYHALQLETMFNINSFLNRTVYNKDLAKVFDSVQVDLQHITLLEQAGRDNLINFANSGVGQIDYEAYLVEVNKGVALVDLLSFSTDLEAQADQLPRGALENALKGHASSIRQIHREQVVPMEQAMSTLSQSVKQLQRTSSDLPVKVTNILSAIDAAEYLITHNASHVVKQETKTYIQSLVGYFRQYTDWVKNSLTVEVAQCKPISNIVDSMEIVACSFIIDSVNTFWFGLGGCCILLIPSMIFSVKLAKYYRRMDTEDVFEDSSYPWLVAL
- the prom1b gene encoding prominin 1 b isoform X1 — protein: MLWRRWLVLLLCWGGTSGEQQADERDGAPAEFRADSRRQRSPPPVEPLDFGFVPAAVYDTHAYYEPGAIGILFHMVHAFLYVVQPHPFPKDLIVKVIQQNMGGIKIEEWRKPENVVLLLQWIYYEAGFLICGTLGILFVVLTPIVGLCFCVCRCCENCGGEMHQRQRKNADCQRGFYTASLIATSIFIILGVLISYAANHNVSTQIKSTRRFINTNMRDLRTFANNTPSQIEYLTAQYTTAKNKVLSELDNIGPLLGGRIHSQLEKEVVPSLDTALRMAGAMRETKEALENISSSLEVLQEGTGKLKASLSEERASLSNTLSDPACTNGAVSHTCNTIRSTLSQLGVNADFSRLPDVSHALENINTVLRTDLSNIVQKGYSSFNDTPRLVKEQTKNIVSGVKGMLDKIGTEITGFSKMFPVEGSLANFTIFLNQGQEKIESFYPQIDQMDFYRWIGCVAVLCMVVLVLAFNVLGLLCGTCGYDKQATPTTRGCLSNTGGNLLMAGVGFSFIFAWVLMGIVTTFFVVGGNVEKLMCEPLANRQLFKIIDTPFLVHPAKKNFLPGMLFQNPNIDLTLGSMYRECYENNGLYHALQLETMFNINSFLNRTVYNKDLAKVFDSVQVDLQHITLLEQAGRDNLINFANSGVGQIDYEAYLVEVNKGVALVDLLSFSTDLEAQADQLPRGALENALKGHASSIRQIHREQVVPMEQAMSTLSQSVKQLQRTSSDLPVKVTNILSAIDAAEYLITHNASHVVKQETKTYIQSLVGYFRQYTDWVKNSLTVEVAQCKPISNIVDSMEIVACSFIIDSVNTFWFGLGGCCILLIPSMIFSVKLAKYYRRMDTEDVFEDSPYYDTLTRFPRASAPPSYSDW